CCCACGGTGCCCTTGATCGGGCTCGACTTATACAGGGCCGCCATCTCCATGACGCGCCCTTTTTTCTTGCGAACCTCAATATCGCTGCCCGTGTGGACTGCGACACCAGCACTGTCATAGCCTCGGTATTCCAGTTTCTGAAGCCCTTTGATCAGCAACGGGCCCGCTGGCCGATTTCCAATATAGCCGACAATTCCACACATAATCTCGCGCTCCGTCGCTGGATGAGGGAAAACTGGTTAGTTTTGAGAAACCTGACTGGTGATACCAGAATTCAGACTGCTCTCCATCCGTGAGATTTCAGTCTGCAGGATTCGTTGATTTTATTAAAATGGATGGGCTCAAGCCGGACCGTTGGCGAAACCACCGGCAGGAATGAGACCTGACAGGTACTTAGGGGAGCTGGAAGATATCACAAGTCTTGAAAATGAGTCAACCACGTTTCGCGGATCGCTCGAAGTTCTGCAGTGCGATTCTGATCCAGTTGTCTAGCCGCAAACTTTTTGATGACAGGGCTTTACCGAATCAGTTACTGCACATCATGGAGGGAATTCCTCAGCAAGTGTACTTTCATTCTTTCAGCTGAATACGCTCAGCTGCCAGGCGGGATACTGCGAATGCACAGGTAGCATCAGCGACAGAGGCGTTAAAGATTTCCGCCACGTTCGTCAATCGGGCCAGACTGAGCACCGGATGAGATTTGACGATCTTTTCGGCTAAAAATACGGCACTTCCGCTGATGAGTACCGCTGTAATTGGCTCCGTAGTGCGAGCCAGAACCTGATCAATGGCCCGGTGGATCTGGTCCTGGTGACGCTCTGCCAGCCATTCCGCCATCTGCTGTACTTCTTCTGTTGAAATTTCTGTTAAATCACAGCAGACGGAACGCGCCAGGCGAATCTCGGCTGCTTCCCTAGTCGCAGGCTGGCCGTTGGCGGTATCCAGATCGGCAGCATCCTCGGGCCGCATGTTCAGTAAGAGGTACAAATCGAGGGTCGTCGCGAAGCTCTCCGCTGCCAGGGGGCACTGCTGGTCTCGTAACGGAACAGAGTGCGAAAGCATGGCGAGCGGCGTCCGTCGGCCCCCGGTGTAAACCAGCTCTCCTGAGAGCAGCCGTTCTACATCCGTCAGCCCTGCCGGCACGGGAAAGCCCTGTTCCAGCGGGATGATGTCGGTCGTTGTCGAGCCGATATCGATCAGCAGGCCACCCGGTTCCTGAACCATCCGCCCGACCCAGGTCGCGAGAGCATGCCAGTTCGCTGCTGCTGCCAGTAAAGGATATTCGCGGGCGAGATCGGTCGTGATGAACTCGGCTCCCGTCGACCAGACAATGACCGGAGCCGGCGTTACCGCGGCTTCGATGGCAGACAGGATCTGATCCACGCCTGCGGCTTTCGTTTCAAAACAGTCGGCCAGTTCGCCGGTCATTGTTACCGCAACCAGGTCGGGGCGTGACAAATTGGTGAGCAGCTCTCGCAAAGCGTCTGCTAACAGTTCCGGTGTCTTCCAGAGCGGGAACGGG
This genomic interval from Gimesia chilikensis contains the following:
- a CDS encoding hydantoinase/oxoprolinase family protein; translation: MYVIGLDVGGANLKAADCDGKAYSVPFPLWKTPELLADALRELLTNLSRPDLVAVTMTGELADCFETKAAGVDQILSAIEAAVTPAPVIVWSTGAEFITTDLAREYPLLAAAANWHALATWVGRMVQEPGGLLIDIGSTTTDIIPLEQGFPVPAGLTDVERLLSGELVYTGGRRTPLAMLSHSVPLRDQQCPLAAESFATTLDLYLLLNMRPEDAADLDTANGQPATREAAEIRLARSVCCDLTEISTEEVQQMAEWLAERHQDQIHRAIDQVLARTTEPITAVLISGSAVFLAEKIVKSHPVLSLARLTNVAEIFNASVADATCAFAVSRLAAERIQLKE